The DNA region GACCCTTCCTTGGCCATCTTGATGAAGATCTCGCCCGGCCGACCGTCGTCGTAGAGGCCCACCGTTATATAGCCCTCCTGGTCCCCCACCTGGAACTTGTGGGTGATGGAGCGACGTTCGTCGGGCAATCGCTCCCGATAGGGCCGGGGGCGGCTGGGCAGGCCCCCCATCTCGCGGGCCACCTCGGGCGTCTCCTGCTCCGGGCCGCGTACGTTGGCGGTCGCGTGGGACAGCACCGAAATCTCCCTCGACCCCTCACGGTAGACAGTGATGCCCTTGACGCCCTCGCGGTAGGCCAGCCAGTAGGCCCTGGCCACATCCTCTTTGGTTGCCTCGCGGGGAAAGTTGATGGTCTTGGACACGGCGTTGTCGGTGTGGCGCTGGAAGGCGGCCTGCATGCGCACGTGCCACTCGGGAGCGATGTCGTGGGCAGTGACGAACAGACGCTTGGCCCAGTCGGGCACCTCGGGACGGTCGCGCAGCCGACCGCCGGCCGCCAGGTAGTCCAGCAGCTCCTCGGAGTAGAAGCCCTCCTCCTGCGCCACGGCCACAAAGTGCTTGTTGACCTCCCGCAGGCGGGTGAGCTTGCTAGGGTCGGAGGGATCCAGGTAATGATGGCGGAAGAAGGCCAGAGAGAACAGCGGCTCGATGCCCGAAGAGCAGTCGGCGATGATGGAGATAGTGCCGGTGGGGGCGATGGTGGTGCGGGTGGCGTTGCGGTACGGGAAAGCGGGATAGTGGCGGGAGCCTTCCCAGGCAGGATAGGGGCCCCGCTCCTCTCCCAGGGCCAGGGAGGCCTCGTTGGCCTTTTCCTGAATGAAGCGCATCACTTCCTCGGCCAGGGAAAGGGCCTCCTCCGAGTCATAGGGGATGCGTAGCTGTAGCAGGAGATCGTGCCAGCCCATGACCCCCAGGCCGATCTTGCGAGTGCGCTTGGTGGCCTCCTCGATCTGGGGGATCGGGTACCGGTTCATATCGATGACGTTGTCGAGGAAACGGACGCAGACGGGCACCACCCTGGCAAGCCGCTCCCAGTCGATGCGGGGCCTCCCGCCGTCGACCCTCACGAACTTGGCCAGGTTGATGGAGCCCAGCGTGCACGATTCGTAGGGCAGCAACGGCTGCTCTCCGCAGTTGTGCACCAGCACGCCGTTGGCGTCGAAGGCGTTGGCCCCCGGCACCCGCACGTCGTACACCGGCTCTCGACCGTCTGGTACCACCGCCGATACCCTGGCAACGAAGCGTTCTCGGTTGGCCCGCCTCCGGTAGCGGGCGAGGAGGTCATCAAGCCGGCGCCGCTTGCCCGGGTCGGCGAATCCGATCAGCTCGGCGTAGCGAAAAATGTTCTCGCCGGAGATGACCAGTTCGTATTGAGCACGGGTGCGATAGGATCGCCTGCCACCGCGACCGTCGGGGAGCAGAGAGGTCCCTGCGGCACGCCGCAAGTATAGCTTGCTGACGATGCCCAGCCGCAGGAGCATGCGCTGGACAGCGCGCAGGGACTCCAGGTCACTCTGGGCCAGGCGTATGCTGACGCCCTTGCGCTGGCTGCCCTGCACCGAGCCATCGCTATCGAAGAGGCCACGCAGGAAGCCGCGATAGAAGTCGGACGAGGTTCGCTCGATCTCGGGCGTTATCCGCTTCGAGCCAGGGGCCATGCCCAGGGCCATGGCCAGGCGGCGCACAGCCGCCAGGGAGAGCCGCCACTCGTTGGGGCGGGCGCGGACCCAGCCGCGAAAATCCCTCCGGTGGGGGAGCATCCGTGCACCAGCGGCAGCAGCGGCCATCACCCCCTCCTCGCTGGCAGCGGGCGTCCAGACCGAGAGCACGGCTTTGTCCTCTTTCAGGGTGCCATCGCCTATCAGCAGCCCCATTAGGTAGCCCTCGGCCTCGCCGTAGGTCCCAGGCCATGCCGCTGCCTGCCGGTGGTCGTTGAGGACGATGAGGTCACCGGGACGCAGCGCCCCCGCTGGCACCCATTCCTCCTCCCGGACGTAGCGGGTGAGTCGCCTCACCCGTCGCACCGGGTGGTCGGGAGTAGCGCGCAACGAGTATCCCTCCTGTGTCTCTATACGGACCAGCGGGCGGACGCCCGTGGAGAAGAAGCCGTCGTCGCCGCTGGCGAAGGCCCGACCGTGGACCAGAAGCCGGCACGGGCGGCCGACCAGCTCTCGCACCTGTCTGGGGCCCTCATCGGTCATGACCCAGGTGTCAGCCGGCAGGCAGGGGTTGGTAGCCTCGATGCGGCCCAGGTGCGGCGTGGGGTTGTCGGCGTTGATGCGGTCCAGGAACACCAGCCCCGGGTCCCCGCACAGCCAGGCGTTCTCCACCATCAGGTCGAAGATGTGTCGCGCCCTTCGCCGGCCCACCGCCTGGCCCGTGCGCGGGTTTATCAGCTCGTATTCCCTGTCCTCCTCCACCGCCCGCATGAACTCGTCCGTCACCGCCACCGAGATGTTGAAGTTGGTCAGGGTGCGCAGATCGGCCTTGAGGGTGATGAACTTCTCGATGTCGGGATGGGTCACGTCCAGGATGCCCATGTTGGCCCCCCGACGCGTTCCACCCTGCTTGATGGCCTCGGTAGCGGCGTCGAACACCTTCAGGAAGGACACGGGCCCGGAGGCCACGCCCATGGTCGTGCGCACCCGGTCGCCCTCGGGCCGCAGCCGCGAGAAGGAGAAGCCGGTGCCGCCCCCTGTCTTGTGGATGATGGCTGTGTACTTGATGGCATCGAAGATGCCCTCGATGGAGTCCTCCACCGGCAGCACGAAGCAGGCCGCCAATTGCTGCAGCTCGCGGCCCGCGTTCATGAGGGTGGGCGAGTTGGGCAGGAACTCCAGGCGGGCCATCACCTGAAAGAACTCTTCCTCCCAGTAGGCGGCCCGCTGGGGGTCCTCCAACGGCTGGTAGAGCAGCTCCGCCTGGGCGATGTTGTGGGCCACGCGGCGGAACATGGCCTCCGGCGTCTCCACCGGACGGCCCGACTCGTCCTTGGCCAGGTACCGTCGCTCGAGGACGATGCGGGCGTTATCGCTGAGGGCTATCTCGGCCACGGGCCATCACCAGTGCCAGTATAGCACTATAGAGGCTTTCTCTAACGGCTAACGCGGCGGTCAGGACTGCGGCGTCTCTGTCCGGGCCAGGCGCGACTCCAGCTCGGCGATGCGCTCCCGCAGCGCCCGCTCCTGCTGCCACCGCTCCGTCACGTCGCGCATGACGGCAGCGATGCCTTCCACCTGGCCATCGTCTCCCTTGAGAAGGGTTATGGTGAACTCGACCGAAAGCCGCGAGCCGTCCTTTCGCAGGGCCGGCACTGAGAGGAGGGATCCACGTCCATACTTGGTCTCGCCGGTGGCCATGACCCGTCGATAGCCTTCCCAGTGGCGCTCCCGGTGCCGTTCCGGGATGATGATGTCCAGCGTTCGCCCTAGGGCTTCGCTGGCCGAATAGCCGAACATCTCCTCAGCCCGGCGGTTCCAGAGGCGGATGACACCTTCGCGGTCGGCGACGATGACGGCGTCCCCCGCCTCGTGGACGACCTGCCATGCCAGCTCACG from Dehalococcoidia bacterium includes:
- a CDS encoding ribonucleoside reductase class II, giving the protein MAEIALSDNARIVLERRYLAKDESGRPVETPEAMFRRVAHNIAQAELLYQPLEDPQRAAYWEEEFFQVMARLEFLPNSPTLMNAGRELQQLAACFVLPVEDSIEGIFDAIKYTAIIHKTGGGTGFSFSRLRPEGDRVRTTMGVASGPVSFLKVFDAATEAIKQGGTRRGANMGILDVTHPDIEKFITLKADLRTLTNFNISVAVTDEFMRAVEEDREYELINPRTGQAVGRRRARHIFDLMVENAWLCGDPGLVFLDRINADNPTPHLGRIEATNPCLPADTWVMTDEGPRQVRELVGRPCRLLVHGRAFASGDDGFFSTGVRPLVRIETQEGYSLRATPDHPVRRVRRLTRYVREEEWVPAGALRPGDLIVLNDHRQAAAWPGTYGEAEGYLMGLLIGDGTLKEDKAVLSVWTPAASEEGVMAAAAAGARMLPHRRDFRGWVRARPNEWRLSLAAVRRLAMALGMAPGSKRITPEIERTSSDFYRGFLRGLFDSDGSVQGSQRKGVSIRLAQSDLESLRAVQRMLLRLGIVSKLYLRRAAGTSLLPDGRGGRRSYRTRAQYELVISGENIFRYAELIGFADPGKRRRLDDLLARYRRRANRERFVARVSAVVPDGREPVYDVRVPGANAFDANGVLVHNCGEQPLLPYESCTLGSINLAKFVRVDGGRPRIDWERLARVVPVCVRFLDNVIDMNRYPIPQIEEATKRTRKIGLGVMGWHDLLLQLRIPYDSEEALSLAEEVMRFIQEKANEASLALGEERGPYPAWEGSRHYPAFPYRNATRTTIAPTGTISIIADCSSGIEPLFSLAFFRHHYLDPSDPSKLTRLREVNKHFVAVAQEEGFYSEELLDYLAAGGRLRDRPEVPDWAKRLFVTAHDIAPEWHVRMQAAFQRHTDNAVSKTINFPREATKEDVARAYWLAYREGVKGITVYREGSREISVLSHATANVRGPEQETPEVAREMGGLPSRPRPYRERLPDERRSITHKFQVGDQEGYITVGLYDDGRPGEIFIKMAKEGSTVSGLMDAVALLTSVALQYGVPIEDLARKLKNTRFEPYGPTNNPRIPWATSVLDYIFRWLEMKFGQGGRASSRPDEPIDPAVRPAEETGMTCPDCGALLVYQEGCLLCRSCGYNKCG
- a CDS encoding PAS domain S-box protein; this translates as MSWPLDDRELAWQVVHEAGDAVIVADREGVIRLWNRRAEEMFGYSASEALGRTLDIIIPERHRERHWEGYRRVMATGETKYGRGSLLSVPALRKDGSRLSVEFTITLLKGDDGQVEGIAAVMRDVTERWQQERALRERIAELESRLARTETPQS